The Epinephelus lanceolatus isolate andai-2023 chromosome 14, ASM4190304v1, whole genome shotgun sequence genome has a window encoding:
- the rev1 gene encoding DNA repair protein REV1 isoform X1 — MSRDGWAKKRANASGDNGWAERGGYMAAKVSKLDEQFKLDAPREKQKDGTCSSIFSGVSIYVNGYTEPSADELRRLMMLHGGQFHMYYSRSKTTHIIANNLPNSKIQELKGEKIIRPEWITESIKAGRLLPYLQYQLYAKQKGPLFPGVTLRQTSEMAGPSHGPLQLSVHQKLHLPQHSTLKHEQPSSSCQNNSTPNPSHSRLNKDNIQPQTIQQNSATRLINLQPSHSASTYLNAHTQPTHLMSNSTPTKHPHRLSPSTLQTPSPHLQQQRASQTQPQINSSCSSAQSGCKELKINGLLQTSLDAMSHSKLNEMRECVKEDPLLQVAKEAHLTNGHTHLVNGALKPEDLSPVTDEPSADKELPQCSVKSSDDKPQSPPVQLQTKPDPYEFPHSPPKQSDQSAVFQNEQRPKPPPPTYQEALKATESHLLPKPLQPSRQVDPHPEKTPLSPASRSLSHSPIRLNGSHHNAFSSDPASLNTTNVTAKPDPPTETSSSSTGSSAQLLAQTGGLISEFYSHSRLHQISTWRSGFSEYVNELHSKRKAAGGTSFPGKDRLRKSVAQRSTDQGTSAPSSVKSCILHVDMDCFFVSVGIRHRPDLKGKPVAVTSNRGQGRVPLRPGAHPQLEQQYYQKKYAYPQPERADDDLHQTPSQESPDSHANGMDQDAATLSMAEIASCSYEARQAGVRNGMFFGKAKQLCPSLQSVPYDFEAYKEVALTMYETLASYTHDIEALSCDEVLIDGSALLAELGVNPEDLASAIRADIKEKTGCCASVGMGSNILLARLATRKAKPDGQYLLKSEEVDDFIRDLPVTSLPGVGPVMGRKLAAVGVRSCGDLQQVSLSQLQKKFGPRTGQTLFRFCRGLDDRPVRYEKERKSVSAEMNYNIRFTRVDEAESFLTNLSMEVQKRLREAGLRGRRVTLKVMVRKVGAPLEPAKYGGHGICDNLARTVMLAQSTDSGQLIAAAVIKLFHAMKLQVQDMRGVGIQVQLLDGHNSAPQDSTGSGTRSIKHMLLGKGLNARSSNKDVAENSVHQEKTSTTGPSSRSSPHPLSTPEPVPGTSRDQQACRQTPKHSQARLNFSIEVPSPSQVDRSVLEALPAELREQVEQSWTNRDRKPSNPRSPSPQPLAHVPQPPSLKSLPPFPNPAPGPALYTPPVGTLLLQIPNQPDSPGIVLELPNFSQVDPDVFAALPKELQDELKSAYNRVTNVHPQAKNSVEQKNPLLQLKQSGLGVGIGRVKRRYKRKNAASPVKKGPSPLKKRLTTNSPAKILPSPIKLREPMNILKTENGPSTSASDPDIPESLSKVTPFPAPTLAGAYDLTDIKTLLREWVTTITEPMEEDILQVVKYCTELIEDKDLEKLDLIIKYMKRLMQQSVESVWSMAFDFIVDNVQVVVQQAYGSTLKVA; from the exons ATGAGTCGAGATGGGTGGGCAAAGAAGAGAGCCAATGCCAGCGGTGACAATGGTTGGGCTGAAAGG GGCGGTTACATGGCTGCCAAAGTTTCAAAGCTGGACGAGCAGTTTAAACTCGACGCccccagagagaaacagaaggaTGGCACATGCTCCAGCATTTTCAGCGGGGTGTCCATCTATGTCAATGGATATACAG AGCCAAGTGCAGACGAGCTTCGCAGACTGATGATGCTGCACGGTGGCCAGTTCCACATGTACTACTCTCGCTCCAAGACCACACACATCATCGCCAACAACTTGCCCAACAGCAAAATACAAGAGCTCAAAGGGGAAAAGATCATCAGGCCAGAGTGGATCACTGAGAG TATCAAGGCTGGGCGTCTCCTGCCTTACCTACAGTACCAGCTATACGCCAAACAGAAAGGCCCACTCTTCCCTGGCGTGACTCTGCGCCAGACGTCAGAGATGGCAGGACCCAGCCATGGGCCGCTTCAGCTGAGCGTCCATCAAAAGcttcatctgccacagcactctACACTCAAGCACGAGCAGCCCTCATCCAGCTGCCAGAATAATTCCACCCCCAACCCCAGCCACAGTCGACTTAACAAAGACAACATCCAACCTCAGACCATCCAGCAGAACTCTGCAACTCGATTAATTAACCTCCAACCAAGTCACTCAGCATCCACTTACCTCAATGCACACACTCAACCCACCCACCTGATGTCTAACTCAACCCCGACGAAACACCCACACAGGCTCTCGCCGTCGACCCTTCAAACACCTTCTCCTCAtctccagcagcagagagctAGCCAAACACAACCTCAGATCAACTCTTCTTGCAGCAGCGCCCAGAGTGGCTGCAAGGAATTAAAAAT AAATGGATTACTGCAGACCTCATTGGATGCGATGAGCCATTCAAAATTGAATGAAATGCGAGAGTGTGTCAAAGAAGATCCTCTCCTGCAGGTGGCGAAGGAAGCACACCTGACAAACGGACACACTCACCTTGTTAATGGTGCCTTAAAGCCAGAGGATCTGTCCCCTGTGACAGATGAACCCTCTGCTGATAAGGAACTGCCTCAATGCAGTGTCAAGAGTTCAGATGATAAACCTCAGAGTCCTCCAGTACAGTTACAGACCAAACCTGACCCGTACGAGTTCCCCCACAGTCCTCCAAAGCAATCTGACCAGTCTGCTGTTTTTCAGAATGAGCAGAGACCTAAACCTCCTCCACCCACGTACCAAGAGGCTTTAAAAGCCACTGAAAGCCACCTACTCCCAAAACCTCTCCAGCCATCCCGTCAAGTTGATCCGCATCCTGAAAAGACTCCTCTTTCACCTGCATCTCGCTCTCTGTCACATTCTCCAATTCGACTGAACGGAAGTCACCACAATGCCTTTTCATCTGACCCCGCGTCGCTAAACACAACCAACGTAACAGCTAAACCGGATCCTCCCACCGAGACGTCTTCGTCGTCAACTGGGTCTTCAGCACAGCTGCTGGCACAGACGGGCGGTTTGATCTCTGAGTTCTACTCTCACTCACGTCTGCACCAGATCTCCACATGGAGGTCGGGCTTCTCCGAGTATGTCAATGAACTGCACAGCAAGAGAAAAGCAGCAGGGGGCACCTCCTTCCCTGGGAAAGACCGACTGAGGAAGTCTGTGGCCCAGCGGTCGACAGATCAAG GTACATCAGCACCTTCAAGTGTCAAATCTTGCATTCTTCATGTGGACATGGACtgtttctttgtgtctgtggggaTCCGACATCGACCAGATCTCAAAG GGAAGCCTGTAGCTGTGACCAGTAACCGTGGACAGGGCAGAGTGCCCCTAAGGCCCGGGGCCCACCCTCAGCTGGAGCAGCAGTACTACCAGAAGAAATATGCTTATCCTCAACCTG AGAGGGCAGATGATGATCTACACCAAACTCCTTCACAAGAGAGTCCTGACTCCCACGCTAACGGAATGGACCAGGACGCTGCCACTCTCTCAATGGCAGAGATCGCATCCTGCAGTTATGAGGCTAG GCAAGCTGGTGTCAGGAACGGCATGTTTTTTGGAAAAGCAAAACAGCTGTGTCCCTCGCTGCAGTCCGTCCCGTATGATTTTGAGGCCTACAAAGAGGTGGCTCTCACCATGTATGAGACTCTGGCAAG TTACACTCACGACATTGAGGCTCTGAGCTGCGATGAAGTGTTGATAGACGGTTCTGCCCTCCTCGCCGAGTTAGGCGTCAACCCAGAAGATCTGGCCAGTGCGATCAGAGCAGACATCAAGGAGAAAACAGGATGCTGTGCTTCAGTGGGCATGG GGTCCAACATCCTGTTGGCTCGGCTGGCGACTCGCAAGGCCAAGCCAGACGGCCAGTACCTCTTAAAGTCTGAGGAGGTAGATGATTTTATCAGGGACCTGCCAGTGACCAGCTTACCAG GTGTCGGGCCTGTTATGGGCAGAAAGCTGGCTGCTGTGGGTGTGAGGTCATGCGGGGACCTCCAACAGGTGTCTCTGTCTCAGCTGCAAAAGAAGTTTGGACCCCGGACAGGACAAACCCTGTTCCGGTTCTGCAGGGGGCTCGACGACCGGCCTGTGCGCTatgagaaggagaggaagtcTGTCTCAGCTGAGATGAATTACAACATTCGCTTCACAAGG GTTGACGAGGCAGAGTCTTTCCTGACTAATTTGTCCATGGAGGTGCAGAAACGTTTACGTGAAGCAGGGCTGCGGGGTCGCAGAGTTACCCTGAAGGTCATGGTTCGCAAGGTTGGAGCACCACTCGAACCAGCTAAATACGGTGGACATGGCATATGTGATAACCTAGCCAG GACTGTAATGCTCGCTCAGTCCACCGACAGCGGTCAGCTGATTGCCGCGGCAGTCATCAAGCTGTTCCACGCCATGAAGCTGCAGGTTCAGGACATGAGAGGAGTTGGCATCCAGGTTCAGCTTCTGGACGGACATAACTCTGCCCCCCAGGACTCTACGGGCTCTGGGACACGCTCCATCAAACACATGTTGCTTGGCAAGGGATTAAATGCGAGATCAAGCAACAAAG ATGTTGCCGAGAACAGTGTACATCAAGAAAAGACTTCAACCACAGGCCCATCATCTCGCTCCTCTCCACATCCTCTGTCCACCCCTGAGCCGGTCCCAGGGACAAGCAGAGACCAGCAGGCGTGCAGACAAACTCCAAAACACTCTCAAGCACGTCTCAACTTCAGTATCGAGGTCCCCTCCCCATCACAG GTGGATCGTTCTGTGTTGGAGGCATTGCCGGCAGAGCTGAGAGAACAAGTGGAGCAGTCGTGGACTAATCGGGACAGGAAACCAAGTAACCCTCGGTCACCCAGTCCACAACCTCTTGCTCATGTCCCGCAGCCTCCGTCTCTGAAGTCTCTTCCTCCTTTCCCCAATCCTGCCCCTGGTCCTGCTCTGTACACTCCACCTGTTGGGACGTTGCTTCTGCAGATTCCAAACCAGCCAGACAGTCCGGGAATTGTACTAGAGCTGCCAAACTTCTCACAG GTTGACCCAGACGTATTTGCCGCGCTTCCCAAAGAGCTCCAGGATGAATTGAAGTCTGCCTACAACCGCGTAACAAATGTCCACCCCCAGGCAAAAAATT CAGTGGAGCAGAAGAATCCGCTGTTGCAGCTGAAGCAGTCAGGACTGGGAGTCGGCATCGGTCGGGTGAAGCGGCGATACAAGAGAAAGAACGCAGCGAGCCCTGTTAAGAAAGGTCCTTCCCCTCTGAAGAAGCGCCTCACAACAAACAGCCCAGCCAAAATCCTACCATCACCGATCAAATTGCGGGAACCAATGAACATATTAAAG ACTGAAAACGGTCCCTCTACATCAGCCTCAGATCCAGACATCCCGGAGTCTCTGTCCAAAGTCACTCCTTTCCCTGCTCCAACGTTGGCCGGAGCCTATGACCTGACGGACATTAAAACTCTCCTACGAGAGTGGGTCACCACCATAACAG AACCCATGGAGGAGGACATCCTGCAGGTGGTGAAATACTGCACTGAGCTGATCGAGGATAAAGATCTGGAGAAGCTGGATTTGattataaaatatatgaaaag GCTCATGCAACAGTCGGTGGAGTCAGTTTGGAGCATGGCTTTCGACTTCATCGTAGACAACGTGCAGGTGGTTGTGCAGCAGGCCTATGGTAGCACCCTGAAGGTAGCATGA
- the rev1 gene encoding DNA repair protein REV1 isoform X2 yields the protein MSRDGWAKKRANASGDNGWAERGGYMAAKVSKLDEQFKLDAPREKQKDGTCSSIFSGVSIYVNGYTEPSADELRRLMMLHGGQFHMYYSRSKTTHIIANNLPNSKIQELKGEKIIRPEWITESIKAGRLLPYLQYQLYAKQKGPLFPGVTLRQTSEMAGPSHGPLQLSVHQKLHLPQHSTLKHEQPSSSCQNNSTPNPSHSRLNKDNIQPQTIQQNSATRLINLQPSHSASTYLNAHTQPTHLMSNSTPTKHPHRLSPSTLQTPSPHLQQQRASQTQPQINSSCSSAQSGCKELKINGLLQTSLDAMSHSKLNEMRECVKEDPLLQVAKEAHLTNGHTHLVNGALKPEDLSPVTDEPSADKELPQCSVKSSDDKPQSPPVQLQTKPDPYEFPHSPPKQSDQSAVFQNEQRPKPPPPTYQEALKATESHLLPKPLQPSRQVDPHPEKTPLSPASRSLSHSPIRLNGSHHNAFSSDPASLNTTNVTAKPDPPTETSSSSTGSSAQLLAQTGGLISEFYSHSRLHQISTWRSGFSEYVNELHSKRKAAGGTSFPGKDRLRKSVAQRSTDQGTSAPSSVKSCILHVDMDCFFVSVGIRHRPDLKGKPVAVTSNRGQGRVPLRPGAHPQLEQQYYQKKYAYPQPERADDDLHQTPSQESPDSHANGMDQDAATLSMAEIASCSYEARQAGVRNGMFFGKAKQLCPSLQSVPYDFEAYKEVALTMYETLASYTHDIEALSCDEVLIDGSALLAELGVNPEDLASAIRADIKEKTGCCASVGMGSNILLARLATRKAKPDGQYLLKSEEVDDFIRDLPVTSLPGVGPVMGRKLAAVGVRSCGDLQQVSLSQLQKKFGPRTGQTLFRFCRGLDDRPVRYEKERKSVSAEMNYNIRFTRVDEAESFLTNLSMEVQKRLREAGLRGRRVTLKVMVRKVGAPLEPAKYGGHGICDNLARTVMLAQSTDSGQLIAAAVIKLFHAMKLQVQDMRGVGIQVQLLDGHNSAPQDSTGSGTRSIKHMLLGKGLNARSSNKDVAENSVHQEKTSTTGPSSRSSPHPLSTPEPVPGTSRDQQACRQTPKHSQARLNFSIEVPSPSQVDRSVLEALPAELREQVEQSWTNRDRKPSNPRSPSPQPLAHVPQPPSLKSLPPFPNPAPGPALYTPPVGTLLLQIPNQPDSPGIVLELPNFSQVDPDVFAALPKELQDELKSAYNRVTNVHPQAKNLEQKNPLLQLKQSGLGVGIGRVKRRYKRKNAASPVKKGPSPLKKRLTTNSPAKILPSPIKLREPMNILKTENGPSTSASDPDIPESLSKVTPFPAPTLAGAYDLTDIKTLLREWVTTITEPMEEDILQVVKYCTELIEDKDLEKLDLIIKYMKRLMQQSVESVWSMAFDFIVDNVQVVVQQAYGSTLKVA from the exons ATGAGTCGAGATGGGTGGGCAAAGAAGAGAGCCAATGCCAGCGGTGACAATGGTTGGGCTGAAAGG GGCGGTTACATGGCTGCCAAAGTTTCAAAGCTGGACGAGCAGTTTAAACTCGACGCccccagagagaaacagaaggaTGGCACATGCTCCAGCATTTTCAGCGGGGTGTCCATCTATGTCAATGGATATACAG AGCCAAGTGCAGACGAGCTTCGCAGACTGATGATGCTGCACGGTGGCCAGTTCCACATGTACTACTCTCGCTCCAAGACCACACACATCATCGCCAACAACTTGCCCAACAGCAAAATACAAGAGCTCAAAGGGGAAAAGATCATCAGGCCAGAGTGGATCACTGAGAG TATCAAGGCTGGGCGTCTCCTGCCTTACCTACAGTACCAGCTATACGCCAAACAGAAAGGCCCACTCTTCCCTGGCGTGACTCTGCGCCAGACGTCAGAGATGGCAGGACCCAGCCATGGGCCGCTTCAGCTGAGCGTCCATCAAAAGcttcatctgccacagcactctACACTCAAGCACGAGCAGCCCTCATCCAGCTGCCAGAATAATTCCACCCCCAACCCCAGCCACAGTCGACTTAACAAAGACAACATCCAACCTCAGACCATCCAGCAGAACTCTGCAACTCGATTAATTAACCTCCAACCAAGTCACTCAGCATCCACTTACCTCAATGCACACACTCAACCCACCCACCTGATGTCTAACTCAACCCCGACGAAACACCCACACAGGCTCTCGCCGTCGACCCTTCAAACACCTTCTCCTCAtctccagcagcagagagctAGCCAAACACAACCTCAGATCAACTCTTCTTGCAGCAGCGCCCAGAGTGGCTGCAAGGAATTAAAAAT AAATGGATTACTGCAGACCTCATTGGATGCGATGAGCCATTCAAAATTGAATGAAATGCGAGAGTGTGTCAAAGAAGATCCTCTCCTGCAGGTGGCGAAGGAAGCACACCTGACAAACGGACACACTCACCTTGTTAATGGTGCCTTAAAGCCAGAGGATCTGTCCCCTGTGACAGATGAACCCTCTGCTGATAAGGAACTGCCTCAATGCAGTGTCAAGAGTTCAGATGATAAACCTCAGAGTCCTCCAGTACAGTTACAGACCAAACCTGACCCGTACGAGTTCCCCCACAGTCCTCCAAAGCAATCTGACCAGTCTGCTGTTTTTCAGAATGAGCAGAGACCTAAACCTCCTCCACCCACGTACCAAGAGGCTTTAAAAGCCACTGAAAGCCACCTACTCCCAAAACCTCTCCAGCCATCCCGTCAAGTTGATCCGCATCCTGAAAAGACTCCTCTTTCACCTGCATCTCGCTCTCTGTCACATTCTCCAATTCGACTGAACGGAAGTCACCACAATGCCTTTTCATCTGACCCCGCGTCGCTAAACACAACCAACGTAACAGCTAAACCGGATCCTCCCACCGAGACGTCTTCGTCGTCAACTGGGTCTTCAGCACAGCTGCTGGCACAGACGGGCGGTTTGATCTCTGAGTTCTACTCTCACTCACGTCTGCACCAGATCTCCACATGGAGGTCGGGCTTCTCCGAGTATGTCAATGAACTGCACAGCAAGAGAAAAGCAGCAGGGGGCACCTCCTTCCCTGGGAAAGACCGACTGAGGAAGTCTGTGGCCCAGCGGTCGACAGATCAAG GTACATCAGCACCTTCAAGTGTCAAATCTTGCATTCTTCATGTGGACATGGACtgtttctttgtgtctgtggggaTCCGACATCGACCAGATCTCAAAG GGAAGCCTGTAGCTGTGACCAGTAACCGTGGACAGGGCAGAGTGCCCCTAAGGCCCGGGGCCCACCCTCAGCTGGAGCAGCAGTACTACCAGAAGAAATATGCTTATCCTCAACCTG AGAGGGCAGATGATGATCTACACCAAACTCCTTCACAAGAGAGTCCTGACTCCCACGCTAACGGAATGGACCAGGACGCTGCCACTCTCTCAATGGCAGAGATCGCATCCTGCAGTTATGAGGCTAG GCAAGCTGGTGTCAGGAACGGCATGTTTTTTGGAAAAGCAAAACAGCTGTGTCCCTCGCTGCAGTCCGTCCCGTATGATTTTGAGGCCTACAAAGAGGTGGCTCTCACCATGTATGAGACTCTGGCAAG TTACACTCACGACATTGAGGCTCTGAGCTGCGATGAAGTGTTGATAGACGGTTCTGCCCTCCTCGCCGAGTTAGGCGTCAACCCAGAAGATCTGGCCAGTGCGATCAGAGCAGACATCAAGGAGAAAACAGGATGCTGTGCTTCAGTGGGCATGG GGTCCAACATCCTGTTGGCTCGGCTGGCGACTCGCAAGGCCAAGCCAGACGGCCAGTACCTCTTAAAGTCTGAGGAGGTAGATGATTTTATCAGGGACCTGCCAGTGACCAGCTTACCAG GTGTCGGGCCTGTTATGGGCAGAAAGCTGGCTGCTGTGGGTGTGAGGTCATGCGGGGACCTCCAACAGGTGTCTCTGTCTCAGCTGCAAAAGAAGTTTGGACCCCGGACAGGACAAACCCTGTTCCGGTTCTGCAGGGGGCTCGACGACCGGCCTGTGCGCTatgagaaggagaggaagtcTGTCTCAGCTGAGATGAATTACAACATTCGCTTCACAAGG GTTGACGAGGCAGAGTCTTTCCTGACTAATTTGTCCATGGAGGTGCAGAAACGTTTACGTGAAGCAGGGCTGCGGGGTCGCAGAGTTACCCTGAAGGTCATGGTTCGCAAGGTTGGAGCACCACTCGAACCAGCTAAATACGGTGGACATGGCATATGTGATAACCTAGCCAG GACTGTAATGCTCGCTCAGTCCACCGACAGCGGTCAGCTGATTGCCGCGGCAGTCATCAAGCTGTTCCACGCCATGAAGCTGCAGGTTCAGGACATGAGAGGAGTTGGCATCCAGGTTCAGCTTCTGGACGGACATAACTCTGCCCCCCAGGACTCTACGGGCTCTGGGACACGCTCCATCAAACACATGTTGCTTGGCAAGGGATTAAATGCGAGATCAAGCAACAAAG ATGTTGCCGAGAACAGTGTACATCAAGAAAAGACTTCAACCACAGGCCCATCATCTCGCTCCTCTCCACATCCTCTGTCCACCCCTGAGCCGGTCCCAGGGACAAGCAGAGACCAGCAGGCGTGCAGACAAACTCCAAAACACTCTCAAGCACGTCTCAACTTCAGTATCGAGGTCCCCTCCCCATCACAG GTGGATCGTTCTGTGTTGGAGGCATTGCCGGCAGAGCTGAGAGAACAAGTGGAGCAGTCGTGGACTAATCGGGACAGGAAACCAAGTAACCCTCGGTCACCCAGTCCACAACCTCTTGCTCATGTCCCGCAGCCTCCGTCTCTGAAGTCTCTTCCTCCTTTCCCCAATCCTGCCCCTGGTCCTGCTCTGTACACTCCACCTGTTGGGACGTTGCTTCTGCAGATTCCAAACCAGCCAGACAGTCCGGGAATTGTACTAGAGCTGCCAAACTTCTCACAG GTTGACCCAGACGTATTTGCCGCGCTTCCCAAAGAGCTCCAGGATGAATTGAAGTCTGCCTACAACCGCGTAACAAATGTCCACCCCCAGGCAAAAAATT TGGAGCAGAAGAATCCGCTGTTGCAGCTGAAGCAGTCAGGACTGGGAGTCGGCATCGGTCGGGTGAAGCGGCGATACAAGAGAAAGAACGCAGCGAGCCCTGTTAAGAAAGGTCCTTCCCCTCTGAAGAAGCGCCTCACAACAAACAGCCCAGCCAAAATCCTACCATCACCGATCAAATTGCGGGAACCAATGAACATATTAAAG ACTGAAAACGGTCCCTCTACATCAGCCTCAGATCCAGACATCCCGGAGTCTCTGTCCAAAGTCACTCCTTTCCCTGCTCCAACGTTGGCCGGAGCCTATGACCTGACGGACATTAAAACTCTCCTACGAGAGTGGGTCACCACCATAACAG AACCCATGGAGGAGGACATCCTGCAGGTGGTGAAATACTGCACTGAGCTGATCGAGGATAAAGATCTGGAGAAGCTGGATTTGattataaaatatatgaaaag GCTCATGCAACAGTCGGTGGAGTCAGTTTGGAGCATGGCTTTCGACTTCATCGTAGACAACGTGCAGGTGGTTGTGCAGCAGGCCTATGGTAGCACCCTGAAGGTAGCATGA